TTTGTACCGCTGATTACATCAGAGGATCAGCTTGTTTGGACTGCTAGTGCCTCTAGCATATCCTCTGTTAAGTCTGCTATGCAGGTTATGAGGAGCGAGGGATAGAGAGTACAATGGCATAGGTTAGTGTGAGGCAAAAATCACATCCCTCATTTCACTTGGCTATTATGCAAGAGGAGATTGTCCACAGACCACAGTGGATAGAGTTAAGAAGTGGGACATTGTTGTAGTAAATGATAGATGTGCATATTACCACCAAGAAGAGGAACGAGCACTTATTCTTTGGCTGTGATGTCGTTTTACTGTGTGGCAGAAAGTGCAAAGAAAAAGCTAACTTGGTTGTCTTTTCACTGGGACTCCAATAGTTTTGTCGGTTGTCTTAAGAGGCTGGTTTTTGCTGTGTTTGCGTATCAGGTGCATAGGGTGAGAAATGCTGCAGTTTTCAANNNNNNNNNNNNNNNNNNNNNNNNNNNNNNNNNNNNNNNNNNNNNNNNNNNNNNNNNNNNNNNNNNNNNNNNNNNNNNNNNNNNNNNNNNNNNNNNNNNNNNNNNNNNNNNNNNNNNNNNNNNNNNNNNNNNNNNNNNNNNNNNNNNNNNNNNNNNNNNNNNNNNNNNNNNNNNNNNNNNNNNNNNNNNNNNNNNNNNNNNNNNNNNNNNNNNNNNNNNNNNNNNNNNNNNNNNNNNNNNNNNNNNNNNNNNNNNNNNNNNNNNNNNNNNNNNNNNNNNNNNNNNNNNNNNNNNNNNNNNNNNNNNNNNNNNNNNNNNNNNNNNNNNNNNNNNNNNNNNNNNNNNNNNNNNNNNNNNNNNNNNNNNNNNNNNNNNNNNNNNNNNNNNNNNNNNNNNNNNNNNNNNNNNNNNNNNNNNNNNNNNNNNNNNNNNNNNNNNNNNNNNNNNNNNNNNNNNNNNNNNNNNNNNNNNNNNNNNNNNNNNNNNNNNNNNNNNNNNNNNNNNNNNNNNNNNNNNNNNNNNNNNNNNNNNNNNNNNNNNNNNNNNNNNNNNNNNNNNNNNNNNNNNNNNNNNNNNNNNNNNNNNNNNNNNNNNNNNNNNNNNNNNNNNNNNNNNNNNNNNNNNNNNNNNNNNNNNNNNNNNNNNNNNNNNNNNNNNNNNNNNNNNNNNNNNNNNNNNNNNNNNNNNNNNNNNNNNNNNNNNNNNNNNNNNNNNNNNNNNNNNNNNNNNNNNNNNNNNNNNNNNNNNNNNNNNNNNNNNNNNNNNNNNNNNNNNNNNNNNNNNNNNNNNNNNNNNNNNNNNNNNNNNNNNNNNNNNNNNNNNNNNNNNNNNNNNNNNNNNNNNNNNNNNNNNNNNNNNNNNNNNNNNNNNNNNNNNNNNNNNNNNNNNNNNNNNNNNNNNNNNNNNNNNNNNNNNNNNNNNNNNNNNNNNNNNNNNNNNNNNNNNNNNNNNNNNNNNNNNNNNNNNNNNNNNNNNNNNNNNNNNNNNNNNNNNNNNNNNNNNNNNNNNNNNNNNNNNNNNNNNNNNNNNNNNNNNNNNNNNNNNNNNNNNNNNNNNNNNNNNNNNNNNNNNNNNNNNNNNNNNNNNNNNNNNNNNNNNNNNNNNNNNNNNNNNNNNNNNNNNNNNNNNNNNNNNNNNNNNNNNNNNNNNNNNNNNNNNNNNNNNNNNNNNNNNNNNNNNNNNNNNNNNNNNNNNNNNNNNNNNNNNNNNNNNNNNNNNNNNNNNNNNNNNNNNNNNNNNNNNNNNNNNNNNNNNNNNNNNNNNNNNNNNNNNNNNNNNNNNNNNNNNNNNNNNNNNNNNNNNNNNNNNNNNNNNNNNNNNNNNNNNNNNNNNNNNNNNNNNNNNNNNNNNNNNNNNNNNNNNNNNNNNNNNNNNNNNNNNNNNNNNNNNNNNNNNNNNNNNNNNNNNNNNNNNNNNNNNNNNNNNNNNNNNNNNNNNNNNNNNNNNNNNNNNNNNNNNNNNNNNNNNNNNNNNNNNNNNNNNNNNNNNNNNNNNNNNNNNNNNNNNNNNNNNNNNNNNNNNNNNNNNNNNNNNNNNNNNNNNNNNNNNNNNNNNNNNNNNNNNNNNNNNNNNNNNNNNNNNNNNNNNNNNNNNNNNNNNNNNNNNNNNNNNNNNNNNNNNNNNNNNNNNNNNNNNNNNNNNNNNNNNNNNNNNNNNNNNNNNNNNNNNNNNNNNNNNNNNNNNNNNNNNNNNNNNNNNNNNNNNNNNNNNNNNNNNNNNNNNNNNNNNNNNNNNNNNNNNNNNNNNNNNNNNNNNNNNNNNNNNNNNNNNNNNNNNNNNNNNNNNNNNNNNNNNNNNNNNNNNNNNNNNNNNNNNNNNNNNNNNNNNNNNNNNNNNNNNNNNNNNNNNNNNNNNNNNNNNNNNNNNNNNNNNNNNNNNNNNNNNNNNNNNNNNNNNNNNNNNNNNNNNNNNNNNNNNNNNNNNNNNNNNNNNNNNNNNNNNNNNNNNNNNNNNNNNNNNNNNNNNNNNNNNNNNNNNNNNNNNNNNNNNNNNNNNNNNNNNNNNNNNNNNNNNNNNNNNNNNNNNNNNNNNNNNNNNNNNNNNNNNNNNNNNNNNNNNNNNNNNNNNNNNNNNNNNNNNNNNNNNNNNNNNNNNNNNNNNNNNNNNNNNNNNNNNNNNNNNNNNNNNNNNNNNNNNNNNNNNNNNNNNNNNNNNNNNNNNNNNNNNNNNNNNNNNNNNNNNNNNNNNNNNNNNNNNNNNNNNNNNNNNNNNNNNNNNNNNNNNNNNNNNNNNNNNNNNNNNNNNNNNNNNNNNNNNNNNNNNNNNNNNNNNNNNNNNNNNNNNNNNNNNNNNNNNNNNNNNNNNNNNNNNNNNNNNNNNNNNNNNNNNNNNNNNNNNNNNNNNNNNNNNNNNNNNNNNNNNNNNNNNNNNNNNNNNNNNNNNNNNNNNNNNNNNNNNNNNNNNNNNNNNNNNNNNNNNNNNNNNNNNNNNNNNNNNNNNNNNNNNNNNNNNNNNNNNNNNNNNNNNNNNNNNNNNNNNNNNNNNNNNNNNNNNNNNNNNNNNNNNNNNNNNNNNNNNNNNNNNNNNNNNNNNNNNNNNNNNNNNNNNNNNNNNNNNNNNNNNNNNNNNNNNNNNNNNNNNNNNNNNNNNNNNNNNNNNNNNNNNNNNNNNNNNNNNNNNNNNNNNNNNNNNNNNNNNNNNNNNNNNNNNNNNNNNNNNNNNNNNNNNNNNNNNNNNNNNNNNNNNNNNNNNNNNNNNNNNNNNNNNNNNNNNNNNNNNNNNNNNNNNNNNNNNNNNNNNNNNNNNNNNNNNNNNNNNNNNNNNNNNNNNNNNNNNNNNNNNNNNNNNNNNNNNNNNNNNNNNNNNNNNNNNNNNNNNNNNNNNNNNNNNNNNNNNNNNNNNNNNNNNNNNNNNNNNNNNNNNNNNNNNNNNNNNNNNNNNNNNNNNNNNNNNNNNNNNNNNNNNNNNNNNNNNNNNNNNNNNNNNNNNNNNNNNNNNNNNNNNNNNNNNNNNNNNNNNNNNNNNNNNNNNNNNNNNNNNNNNNNNNNNNNNNNNNNNNNNNNNNNNNNNNNNNNNNNNNNNNNNNNNNNNNNNNNNNNNNNNNNNNNNNNNNNNNNNNNNNNNNNNNNNNNNNNNNNNNNNNNNNNNNNNNNNNNNNNNNNNNNNNNNNNNNNNNNNNNNNNNNNNNNNNNNNNNNNNNNNNNNNNNNNNNNNNNNNNNNNNNNNNNNNNNNNNNNNNNNNNNNNNNNNNNNNNNNNNNNNNNNNNNNNNNNNNNNNNNNNNNNNNNNNNNNNNNNNNNNNNNNNNNNNNNNNNNNNNNNNNNNNNNNNNNNNNNNNNNNNNNNNNNNNNNNNNNNNNNNNNNNNNNNNNNNNNNNNNNNNNNNNNNNNNNNNNNNNNNNNNNNNNNNNNNNNNNNNNNNNNNNNNNNNNNNNNNNNNNNNNNNNNNNNNNNNNNNNNNNNNNNNNNNNNNNNNNNNNNNNNNNNNNNNNNNNNNNNNNNNNNNNNNNNNNNNNNNNNNNNNNNNNNNNNNNNNNNNNNNNNNNNNNNNNNNNNNNNNNNNNNNNNNNNNNNNNNNNNNNNNNNNNNNNNNNNNNNNNNNNNNNNNNNNNNNNNNNNNNNNNNNNNNNNNNNNNNNNNNNNNNNNNNNNNNNNNNNNNNNNNNNNNNNNNNNNNNNNNNNNNNNNNNNNNNNNNNNNNNNNNNNNNNNNNNNNNNNNNNNNNNNNNNNNNNNNNNNNNNNNNNNNNNNNNNNNNNNNNNNNNNNNNNNNNNNNNNNNNNNNNNNNNNNNNNNNNNNNNNNNNNNNNNNNNNNNNNNNNNNNNNNNNNNNNNNNNNNNNNNNNNNNNNNNNNNNNNNNNNNNNNNNNNNNNNNNNNNNNNNNNNNNNNNNNNNNNNNNNNNNNNNNNNNNNNNNNNNNNNNNNNNNNNNNNNNNNNNNNNNNNNNNNNNNNNNNNNNNNNNNNNNNNNNNNNNNNNNNNNNNNNNNNNNNNNNNNNNNNNNNNNNNNNNNNNNNNNNNNNNNNNNNNNNNNNNNNNNNNNNNNNNNNNNNNNNNNNNNNNNNNNNNNNNNNNNNNNNNNNNNNNNNNNNNNNNNNNNNNNNNNNNNNNNNNNNNNNNNNNNNNNNNNNNNNNNNNNNNNNNNNNNNNNNNNNNNNNNNNNNNNNNNNNNNNNNNNNNNNNNNNNNNNNNNNNNNNNNNNNNNNNNNNNNNNNNNNNNNNNNNNNNNNNNNNNNNNNNNNNNNNNNNNNNNNNNNNNNNNNNNNNNNNNNNNNNNNNNNNNNNNNNNNNNNNNNNNNNNNNNNNNNNNNNNNNNNNNNNNNNNNNNNNNNNNNNNNNNNNNNNNNNNNNNNNNNNNNNNNNNNNNNNNNNNNNNNNNNNNNNNNNNNNNNNNNNNNNNNNNNNNNNNNNNNNNNNNNNNNNNNNNNNNNNNNNNNNNNNNNNNNNNNNNNNNNNNNNNNNNNNNNNNNNNNNNNNNNNNNNNNNNNNNNNNNNNNNNNNNNNNNNNNNNNNNNNNNNNNNNNNNNNNNNNNNNNNNNNNNNNNNNNNNNNNNNNNNNNNNNNaatttagtataaatgtattagtaaattcagtataactaattaataaattatattagtagacatatataattatcaatataattgataatatcagttatattacatacactaatatacattatataatacatagaactaataatatcattatcataagtttgtaactaattaaattaaatattatatatatagttatatacatatatatatatttattttttttagcgTGTGGCGAGGCGGGGGAGTATTTCTAAACGGGGGGAGGGGGGAAAAATTCTCCCCGCCCCACCCTATCCCTCGCCCCATTAGCCCTCGTGGGGCGGGTGCCCGCGACCACCCGCTCCCATTACCATCCCTAATCTCGCATAGAATAGATGAGGTAACAATGGAAATTAAGGTCTATTAAGAATCTATTCTCATGTCTTTTTTTCTGGTCAAACATTGGATTCGTTGGAAAGAGTTATCCTCAATTGCCAAAATGGCAAGCTATTGATCCATGTAGATTTTCTTGCTTATTCTTGTATCCAAGATATCGTTTTCATTTGTATGTTCCTCGTATGTTTTACAGCTTCTAAAATAAGAGTAAAAGGCCGTATCAATGTGCTTTATGCCCTAATTACGGTAATAAAATAATAGGCATAGATACCTTTTATATGATGCACCCTTTTTTACAATTACAAAGTCTTGCCAAAAGAGCCAATGAAGTTCGTTGCTTGGTTGACAAATTACTTAAAGTGTACAAGCAATAACAtctacatatataaatatatatcatAGTGTTGGGCACAGTTAAGTGATTGGACTAGAAAGATCTTATGAAAACATCTTTGTCTTTCGACCCCTTTTCAAAAGTTCCATCAAATTTTATAGGCCACCCCACCACTCTACCTACAAATATTGCTCTCGGCCACGTATGGCTCTTAATTCACAAGAGCACGGCCATCATTATTGGTGGCTTGGAAAAGTCCCAATCAAGAATGATTCGAACAATAACACAAAGAGAATATGTGAAATTTGAAAGGCCATTCACTTTTTATCATGGAGCAATTTGGATGTGTTGTTGGCTTATGGGAATTGTTATAGGGCAAAGCTACATATGGAGCCTTGAGGGTCCAACACCCATGATCAAGTCATTTTCTTCGTTTCTATTGTTGCTTGATTACTACCTCAAAATTCTCTTGATGATTGTAACTTGCTCTTTTTTAAGGAAAACCCTTTACCAAGAAATTGAGTTGAATGGCAAATGTGGCTTTTTGTCAAACTGGAGCTGTTCTATTGTTGAGAAGTACCTTGATTGATTGAGGCGTGGAGAATGAGGTTATGACCAATTCCAAGTTCAAGTTCCGTTACGACAAGCAAAATCTAGctatatattttggtcactttcgtccaagaaaaaaatgaactaGATTCTCTCCTGTCCTAACTCAAAGTCATGGAAAGGAGGAATTTGATAGTTTCCCAGATTAAGAAAGATGTGAAAGGGGACACGGTCCATACGGATGGGAATCTGTTGCTTGGATTGTTACTTTAATTAGAAACTCAGGTTTTTCAGCCACAAAAGAAAAGTATTGAAGCTGGACAAACTACAAGGCCAAGTTTTTGCCCGAAGACGCATAAAACGACAGGAAGCCTCAAAGGTGAATGCTCCACCATGTTGGATTGGGTCACTGAGTAGCCTATACAGCTTGGACTCGCTTCAGGGGTTGAACCATTTCGTCTCAGGAGCCTTAATTTAAGTTCTTGCTCTTCTAAGCTGCAAATAATAGAAGAATGATCTCAATTCTCTACCCAGTCCTGGATAtccaatttaattttttttggggggtaaTCTATCAAATTTAAGTTTTTAATTTATAACCCACCATTATTCGTTAATTTTTGTTCCTTGAATTCTAACTTTCTTTATTTGTGGTTGGTATTGCCTTGTAAGATGGTGTGCAGTGCACACTTCAAATTAGTTAATTCACAcgaaaaatattaataaattcaaaaaatacGGCTAATTGGGCACAGGGTTGAATTGTTAACAAGATTCATGTATTAAGTCAACCactttatattataatattgtTACGTTACTTACAAGAAACATCTATAGACATATATCCAACCACTGCTGACTTTCTGGAAAtagaattgcatttttttccatGCCTATAACGAAGGAAAAAAAGGGTTGGGCTTAATTACCCCACAATTGTATTATTACATAAAATATTCGAGTGATGGCTTTGAGTGcttcacaaaataatttttgaatatATCTTATTTATTACACGGGGTATGATAAAAGCAACAATTTTCAACTCAATCAAATTAAGCCCTGTTAATGAGGCCTCTTCATCcaacacaaaaagaaaaaaaaaagaaaaaaaaaaagagagaagttTTTGATCTAATATCTAAATTTGTAGCTTCATGTGTTCACAAATCTACAGTTCCTCCTAACTTCTCCATCGACATAAGTTTCAGGGTTTGTGATGTTGCCCATTTTCACCATGGATTGGGAGAATTGCTCAAAGAAAGCAAGAGGGTTTTCAGCATAATTTTGGACTAGCCTTTTGGTTTCAATTCCAAGAATACTTGAATAAAGCTCTTGGTCTGAATTAATGAGTCCCTGTCCCCTCAATAAAATTTGGTAATAGGAGTTATCGAATAGTTCAGGGGTCTCATAGTCCATAGCTGATTCCTTGTTGTCTTCTCCACCGGCAGGAGGGCATGAAGATCTCAAGTTTTGCAGATATGCCTCAGAAATTGGATTTACTTCTGAAGTGAGTGCGTAGTCTCCATATATTCTGTCCCTGAAATTCACACAACGTGCCATGCCAATGGTGTGGGCACCTGCCAAATGAAAAgggagaaacaaaaaaaaaacacacacagtTTTTGGATCATATATATACAAAGGTTGACAATTAAAACAACCTTTACAGTTCATGCATGATGGCAAGATTCTTATATTTCATTTTCTAATCTTTCTTGCTGGATGGAAAATTTTATATCTATTCGATCAAAAAATTTATAGACAGTATGATCACCATTCACCAGTTCATTTTCATCTTGCAGTTATCTTGCTGAATTTTGGATAATAGTAATAGCTTTGAGTTTTGGAGCTTATTTTAATTACTTTCTAGCGGAATTGAAAAATGTGAGAtgaaaaagtaattaaaaaatatgttcataGAAAATGTAGAAATTTTCTGGCTTTCCAAATAAGGCCGCCAGAAAGGGAAGAAAGATGAGGGAAAGGGATTGAGCAGGGAAAAATCGAACCCCCTTGTCCTAAGATGGCAAGAAAGACATCAACCactgatttatttatttttttcttggcACGGACTAAAATTATCAATGCAAAATTCTGCATCCTCCAAAAGGTATTCTGGATAtaacctttttgtttttgtcctaTAAACAATAAAGTACTAAATGAGGAGAATTTAATTTGAATAGCAAGATTTAATGATGCACAACTGTTTGAATCACTCCGACAAAAGATATGCATGATTAGAATTCAGAATTACTAATATGCTAATGTCAACTGTTCAAACTCATGGGGATGACAATGATTTGATGCACCATGCATACCAGAGAGAGCCACCATGTCAGTGACTGAGAGCCCTTGCTCCATAAACTTGGAAATGATGGAGAGAAGGCCATCAGCTGCAGTTGGAAGATTGATACTTGAGAGCTCATAACCGGCAGTTTTGGAGTCTTTTCTACCCAAAGGAACATCCCAATACGGGCCACCTACCTAAATATTCCAAACGAATAAAACATATATACCAGAATTATCCTTCAAGTTAAATATTTTAAGGGGACAATGTCTACATCAATTAGAAAGGTCCTACTGTAGATGCATGATTtactttttctgatttttggaTTGACTATTAAATGCCCTTCAAAAAAATTCTCAATTTAATGTGATATTGCACAGTTTTGAATTTGTAAATCTTGGAAGTCACTGCCCCTTCCATCCCATAATAGATAGAAATTCTTAATCTACATGCATGCAATTTAGGAAAACCAGTTGATTTCTTTAGGCTGTGCATCGGATGTGTATCTGTTTTGATAGCTTCAGTTTACCAGCAGAACTGCATCTCTTGCTGCAACAGTGAGAATATCAGCACAAGAGACTATTCCTGGGCACTCTGACTCCAGTAAGTTCTTTATTTTGTCAATGATTCTGAACCCCTTTAAAGCGTTTTTGTTATTTGGTGCCTCCTTTTCTCCTTGGAGATCGATTGTATCATCCAGCAGAACTGACCCATCGCAGCCCTACAATaataattccaaaaaaaaaaaatcaaaatcatagACCACTATAAAAGAAGCAATGATCAGGGACAATGTTTCCTTGCAACGAGATCAGCTGAAAAAAAGCAAATAAAGGAAGTGAAAATCTTCATGTCTAGGCAAACGAAGTTTTGGTCCTAACCTGAACGAAGCAATCATGGAAATGTAATCTTAAGATCAAAGCTGCATTACGAGGATCAGAAAGCACAGCACATTCCATTTCCTTCCTAACAAGTTCCAGCACAGCTGGGCATGTTTTCTTGTAGTAATCTAACGTTAAAGGTGGATCACTTGCATGGACGTGAACGCTGCAAATGCTGACGACCATAAGTAGTAAAAGCGTCCATTGCACAGATCCCATTCTTGAATCAGGAAAAGGTGCCAAGTTTTTTGCTTGTTTGCTTTTCCACTGAAAAGGGAAGACGCAAAGATTATGAAATATATTTGCAGGTTGAGAGTTGAGACTGAGTTATATAGGTAAGAAGGTTACAGCAAGAGATTTGCATGGACATGGATTTAGTCAAGGCTTTTTGAGTAAAATTTGTGAAGGTTCTCATAGTCAAGAGAGGATGCAACTACTATTGGTCTGGTTGGTGAATAATCCCAAACTTTTTTAAGTCTGTAATCCATCATATACGCAAATTTTGGGCAAGCTACCAATCACCTTTGCTCATATTATTTGATGTCTCCATTCCCCAACTTTTCCAGGAAACTGAAAATCTCAGACACTTGCACCTTAGTTTGTCATGCAATACTCTTAATAAAAACAAGAAGCAAAAGTTCTCAACTGCTTCAAGACAAGAAGTTCGTTTGTTGAATCCATTGCCCCTTTGGTCCATCAAGTGAATAACAGCTAGGTAAAAGAGTCCATATCACACGGTTACTGCTTTTGGTTAACATGCTACATCTGCTTATCCTATCGTGTAAAAAACAATGTAGCATAATTTCAGCAAACTGATTTACTTCTCACTAAAATGCAACCACTCTCACTTGTCAGGGCCGCCTGCAGCTTACTTATTGAAAGCAGATTCTATATCTAATTCGAAGTCAATTAACACGTTAGCCT
This portion of the Coffea eugenioides isolate CCC68of chromosome 11, Ceug_1.0, whole genome shotgun sequence genome encodes:
- the LOC113752613 gene encoding peroxidase 11-like, encoding MGSVQWTLLLLMVVSICSVHVHASDPPLTLDYYKKTCPAVLELVRKEMECAVLSDPRNAALILRLHFHDCFVQGCDGSVLLDDTIDLQGEKEAPNNKNALKGFRIIDKIKNLLESECPGIVSCADILTVAARDAVLLVGGPYWDVPLGRKDSKTAGYELSSINLPTAADGLLSIISKFMEQGLSVTDMVALSGAHTIGMARCVNFRDRIYGDYALTSEVNPISEAYLQNLRSSCPPAGGEDNKESAMDYETPELFDNSYYQILLRGQGLINSDQELYSSILGIETKRLVQNYAENPLAFFEQFSQSMVKMGNITNPETYVDGEVRRNCRFVNT